In Candidatus Limnocylindrales bacterium, a single window of DNA contains:
- the gcl gene encoding glyoxylate carboligase — protein sequence MPKMPVMEAVVKILESEGVEYVFGIPGAAILPLYKALSKSKKIKHLTVRHEEGGTHAADGWARATGKVGIAIGTSGPAGTNMVTGLYTAQADSIPLICITGQAPRNVLHKEAFQAVNIAEIVRPVTKKSYLVLETAQVPFVFREAFKIAQEGRPGAVHIDLPLDVQRGEVEYDPDIDEPLPIFKPGPNMKQIRRAIEMLLQAERPILMMGGGVILANATQEFIQLAEYLQIPVIPTYMAMGGIPADHPLYAGLVGIQTTTRSGNKIFLESDLVLSIGNRFAERHTGALDVYTKGRKFIHIDIEPTQLGRVFPPDLGIVSDAKLALQALLQTAREMTPPRQPTPWVQSIPDIRRRMGRKMDFDNIPIKPQRVYKELNEFFDRDTVFVTAIGLYQIWSGQFQEIYKPRHYFCCGQAGPLGWEIPACIGIKLARPHQQVVGVVGDYSFQFLMEEVAVAVQYQVPFVLVMVNNGYLSLIRQPEKYLYEMNFGVDITYDGMGIDHVKVMEGMGALGRRVIRPDEIKPALEWAVKESNRQRRPALVEVMVERETDAAMGVSIDKIVEREPIYDLPAEVPIPTPILQ from the coding sequence ATGCCTAAAATGCCCGTAATGGAAGCTGTGGTAAAAATTTTAGAGAGTGAAGGAGTAGAATATGTGTTTGGGATTCCAGGAGCGGCTATTCTTCCTCTCTACAAAGCCCTTAGCAAATCCAAAAAGATTAAACACTTGACCGTTCGGCATGAGGAAGGGGGGACCCACGCTGCAGATGGATGGGCTCGCGCTACGGGCAAGGTAGGCATTGCCATAGGGACTTCAGGTCCGGCCGGGACCAATATGGTTACAGGACTTTATACGGCCCAAGCGGATTCTATCCCATTGATTTGCATCACCGGACAGGCTCCTCGGAATGTATTACACAAAGAGGCTTTTCAGGCCGTTAACATCGCTGAAATTGTGAGGCCGGTTACCAAAAAAAGTTATCTGGTATTGGAAACGGCTCAGGTTCCCTTTGTCTTCCGGGAAGCCTTTAAAATTGCCCAAGAAGGGCGACCCGGGGCAGTTCATATCGATCTCCCCCTGGATGTTCAGCGGGGGGAGGTAGAATATGATCCTGATATCGATGAGCCTTTGCCGATTTTTAAACCCGGCCCCAATATGAAGCAAATTCGTCGAGCCATCGAGATGCTTCTCCAGGCTGAGCGGCCTATCCTGATGATGGGGGGTGGCGTTATTCTAGCCAATGCGACCCAGGAATTTATCCAGTTGGCCGAGTATCTACAAATACCGGTTATCCCTACCTATATGGCTATGGGGGGTATTCCGGCGGACCATCCCCTATATGCCGGCCTGGTCGGTATTCAGACGACTACCCGCTCGGGTAATAAAATCTTTCTGGAATCAGATCTGGTCCTATCGATCGGAAACCGATTCGCAGAACGGCATACCGGGGCTCTGGATGTTTATACGAAGGGAAGAAAGTTTATCCATATTGATATCGAACCGACTCAACTGGGTCGAGTTTTCCCTCCGGATTTGGGTATTGTTTCAGATGCCAAGCTGGCCCTGCAAGCCCTCCTGCAAACAGCTCGAGAGATGACTCCACCGCGTCAACCAACACCCTGGGTCCAGAGTATTCCGGATATCCGACGTCGGATGGGTCGAAAGATGGATTTTGATAACATTCCCATTAAACCCCAGCGGGTTTACAAAGAGCTGAATGAATTCTTCGACCGGGATACGGTTTTTGTAACGGCTATTGGACTTTATCAAATCTGGTCAGGCCAATTTCAAGAGATTTATAAGCCCAGACATTATTTCTGTTGCGGACAGGCAGGCCCCCTGGGGTGGGAAATTCCGGCCTGTATTGGAATCAAGCTGGCAAGGCCACATCAACAGGTTGTTGGGGTCGTAGGAGATTACAGCTTTCAATTTCTGATGGAAGAAGTTGCCGTAGCCGTTCAATATCAGGTTCCTTTCGTCCTGGTTATGGTTAATAATGGCTATCTCAGCCTCATTCGACAACCGGAAAAATACCTCTATGAGATGAATTTTGGAGTGGATATTACCTATGACGGTATGGGAATCGACCACGTCAAGGTAATGGAAGGTATGGGAGCACTGGGTCGCCGGGTGATCAGGCCGGATGAAATCAAGCCGGCTCTGGAGTGGGCCGTAAAAGAATCTAATCGTCAAAGAAGGCCGGCTCTGGTAGAAGTCATGGTCGAACGGGAAACCGACGCAGCTATGGGAGTTTCCATCGATAAAATCGTGGAGCGGGAGCCTATTTACGACCTTCCGGCAGAGGTCCCAATCCCGACTCCAATTCTCCAATGA
- a CDS encoding ArgE/DapE family deacylase — MSANFKKEITEFLNQKWEEEVQFLAELVKVPSDNPPGDCVPHAERTTALLEALGLTVEKYPVPEELVKKQGMVRVTNLIVRHRFGEGPIVALNAHGDVVPPGEGWTADPYGAEIRDGTMYGRGVAVSKSDFATYTYALLALKAIQAPLKGSVELHFTYDEEAGGQVGPKWLLEQGLSKPDFVISAGFSYAVVTAHNGCLHLEVQVRGKSAHAARPDTGHDALEATTAILTALYNHRKSYTEIRSKVEGIDSPTLVVGLIHGGINTNVVPDLITFRLDRRLIPEEDGDKVEQTLTNLIEQTAALFPGISIQVRRILWAKSFTPVPGSEKLLKILLDNACEVMGEKIGSQGVPIYTDARHYAGMGIPTVMYGAGPRSLLEANAHRADERLKLDDLKKATRVVAFTLLDLLRGTHA; from the coding sequence ATGTCGGCTAATTTTAAAAAAGAGATCACCGAGTTTCTTAATCAAAAATGGGAAGAGGAAGTCCAATTTCTGGCCGAACTGGTAAAGGTACCTTCCGATAACCCACCCGGAGATTGCGTACCCCACGCAGAGCGAACCACTGCGCTTTTAGAAGCATTGGGATTGACCGTGGAGAAGTATCCGGTTCCTGAGGAACTTGTAAAAAAGCAGGGTATGGTCCGGGTTACAAATCTCATTGTCCGCCATCGGTTTGGTGAGGGGCCCATTGTAGCCTTAAATGCCCATGGAGACGTTGTTCCTCCGGGTGAGGGATGGACCGCCGACCCCTATGGGGCAGAGATCCGAGATGGAACCATGTATGGTCGAGGGGTGGCAGTCTCAAAATCGGATTTTGCGACCTATACTTATGCTCTGTTAGCCCTTAAGGCCATCCAGGCGCCCCTGAAGGGAAGTGTTGAACTGCACTTTACTTACGATGAAGAAGCCGGGGGGCAAGTCGGTCCGAAATGGCTGCTTGAACAGGGTCTTTCAAAGCCTGACTTTGTTATTTCGGCAGGCTTCTCCTACGCCGTAGTAACGGCCCATAATGGCTGCCTACATCTGGAGGTTCAGGTCAGAGGTAAATCGGCCCATGCGGCCCGTCCGGATACAGGTCATGATGCTCTGGAAGCAACCACGGCAATCCTTACAGCACTTTATAACCACCGGAAGAGCTATACCGAAATCCGTTCAAAGGTGGAGGGAATCGACTCACCAACCCTGGTGGTTGGTCTTATCCACGGTGGAATTAACACCAATGTCGTCCCAGATTTGATTACTTTCCGCCTCGATCGTCGCTTAATCCCTGAGGAAGATGGGGATAAGGTCGAACAGACGCTGACCAATTTAATAGAACAAACCGCTGCCCTTTTTCCGGGTATAAGTATCCAGGTCCGGCGTATCCTGTGGGCCAAAAGCTTCACTCCGGTGCCCGGTTCTGAAAAACTGTTGAAGATTCTCCTGGATAATGCCTGTGAGGTCATGGGAGAGAAGATTGGCAGTCAGGGGGTTCCCATTTACACCGATGCCCGACACTACGCCGGGATGGGTATTCCAACTGTAATGTACGGTGCGGGCCCTCGAAGTCTCCTGGAAGCCAATGCTCACCGTGCCGATGAACGCTTAAAACTGGACGACCTTAAAAAGGCAACCCGAGTCGTAGCTTTTACGCTTCTCGACCTTTTACGGGGAACTCATGCATGA
- a CDS encoding allantoate amidohydrolase, which produces MDIRQLTNEVMARLDELATYSEDPCGLTRVFLSPEQKRVNELVLGWMKEAGMEVWIDGIGNVVGRYEGISSGLPALMLGSHLDTVRNAGKYDGPLGVVTAIACVKALHQRQERLPFAIEVVGFSDEEGTRFQATLLGSRAIAGTFDYTVLQNVDDKGISMADAMRNYGLDPDKIVQVARRPADLLAYVELHIEQGPVLEAEDLPVGIVTSIAGATRLMVTLTGSAGHAGTVPMSLRRDALVAAAEAILFIEKRCLGKLGIPPDNLVGTVGQIQVLPGASNVIPGTAKFSVDVRAPTDSDRLEAVRDIVKAIQDICSRRRIEYEIRKVHESPSSFCAPWLMTQFEAAIVAEGLQPRYLPSGAGHDAMAMAAITDIGMLFIRCKGGISHTPDESITPEDVEIGIRVLLRFIRQFKPRVRCP; this is translated from the coding sequence ATGGATATTCGACAACTAACCAACGAGGTCATGGCTCGTCTGGATGAGCTCGCAACTTACAGCGAAGACCCCTGTGGCCTTACACGAGTTTTTTTAAGTCCTGAGCAGAAGCGAGTCAACGAATTAGTGCTGGGATGGATGAAGGAAGCGGGTATGGAGGTCTGGATAGACGGGATTGGTAATGTGGTGGGTCGGTATGAAGGGATAAGTTCCGGCCTCCCTGCTTTGATGTTGGGCTCACATTTGGATACGGTTCGAAATGCTGGAAAGTATGATGGTCCCCTCGGGGTTGTTACGGCGATTGCCTGTGTCAAAGCCCTGCATCAGAGACAAGAACGATTACCTTTTGCTATCGAAGTAGTCGGCTTCTCAGACGAAGAAGGTACCCGTTTCCAGGCAACCCTGCTTGGAAGTCGGGCTATAGCCGGTACTTTCGATTATACGGTACTCCAAAATGTAGATGATAAAGGGATAAGTATGGCAGACGCCATGCGGAATTATGGACTTGATCCGGATAAAATCGTTCAGGTAGCCCGGCGCCCTGCTGATCTTCTGGCCTATGTTGAGCTTCATATCGAACAGGGCCCTGTACTCGAAGCTGAAGACCTCCCAGTCGGTATTGTAACTTCCATTGCCGGGGCGACCCGGTTGATGGTAACCCTTACCGGTAGCGCCGGACACGCCGGAACTGTACCCATGTCTTTACGGCGCGACGCCCTGGTGGCAGCCGCCGAGGCTATCTTGTTTATCGAAAAACGTTGCTTGGGCAAGTTGGGGATACCCCCAGATAATCTGGTTGGAACGGTAGGGCAGATTCAGGTTTTACCGGGTGCCAGCAACGTTATCCCGGGTACGGCAAAGTTTTCCGTGGATGTACGTGCCCCAACCGACTCGGATCGTCTGGAGGCCGTCAGGGATATTGTAAAGGCTATTCAGGATATTTGCTCCCGGCGCAGGATTGAATATGAGATCCGGAAAGTCCATGAAAGTCCAAGCTCTTTTTGTGCTCCCTGGCTTATGACCCAATTCGAAGCGGCTATAGTGGCAGAAGGCCTTCAACCGCGCTATTTACCCAGCGGTGCGGGCCACGATGCCATGGCAATGGCCGCGATCACGGATATAGGAATGCTATTCATCCGCTGCAAGGGGGGGATCAGTCATACACCGGATGAATCCATTACCCCGGAGGATGTCGAAATCGGTATCCGGGTGTTGTTGCGTTTTATTCGACAGTTTAAACCCAGGGTCCGTTGTCCTTAG